TCAAGGATACGATCGGCGATGCGATCGCATTCGACCTCGATCTCTTTGATGCGTTCGGAGTAGCTCTCTCTGTTTTTGAAATCGACGAACATCTCCTGAAAGAGTTCGCCCCCCATCTGTACCTTGCCCGCCATCTCGGCGAGGTGGGCGAAGTAGGGTTCGGATCGAGGCAGGAAAAAGGATAGCATAGATGCAAACCAGTAACCGAAGGCCGTTTTCAGGGGCAATCTTTTATGACAGAGAGATAACGAAATTATGACAGTCTTTAAAAGGCGTCGATCAACATCCAGCAGGCATGTCGTTGTTCTTGCTTGTAGAAAACCTATCTGTCACAGTGAAGTCCTGAAATTGAAGCAAAGGGGACGTATGCATCGGCTATGAGAATCGCTCTCATCACCGAGACCTTCCTGCCCAAGACGGACGGCATCGTCAACACGCTCCGCTATCTGCTTGAACATCTGGCCCGACACCGGCACGATTCCATACTTCTCTGCCCCGACGGTGCTCCCGCATATTATGCCGACACTCCGATCGCTCCATTCGCCGCTCTGCCCTTTCCGCTTTATCCGCAGCTGCGCCTTGCTCCGCCCTCGCTTGATGCCATGAAAGCACTGCGACGATTCAAGCCCGATCTGATACACGTCCTCAATCCGATCAGCCTCGGCCTATCGGGCGTCGCCTTTGCTCGCCTGCATCGGATTCCTCTTGTGGCCTCGTATCACACTGACCTGCCGGGTTTTGCACAGCGCTGGGGATGGGGGATTTTCAGCGGCACGATCGCTCGCTATGAACGCATGATTCACGACCAGGCTGCATTGAACCTCTGCCCGTCGTGGTCGGTGCTTATGGAGCTGCGCTCGCGGGGATTTGAACGGCTGAAGATCTGGAGCCGCGGAGTCAACCGCAATCGCTTCTCGCCCGATTACAGAAGCGAAGCAATGCGGATGCGTCTTACCGGCGGCTTGCCGGGTCCGCTGCTTCTCTCTGTCGGGCGTCTCTCACGCGAGAAAAGGCTGCACTGGCTGCGCCCGATTCTCGACAGGCATCCTGATTGCGCCCTTGCCATCGTCGGCGATGGTCCGGCCCGCGGCGAGCTCGAGCGCCACTTTCGTGGAACGCGGACTGTCTTCACCGGCATGCTACACGGCGACGAGCTGGCTTCGGCCTATGCATCGGCCGATCTCTTTCTTCTGCCCGCAGCGAACGAAACGTTCGGCAACGTCGGTCTTGAGGCGATGAGCTCGGGGCTGCCCGTCGTCGCCGCCGCCTCGGGAGGGCCGCTCGATTTCGTGCATCATGGCCGCAACGGATTGCTCTTTGCTCCCGAAAACGAGACGGAATTTGCGAGTCGCGTGCAGGCCATTCTATATAATCCGGCATTGCAAGGCCAACTGAGAGATGGCGCGCTGCGCACAGCGCAGGGTCGCAGCTGGCAGTCGGTGCTTGATCGACTGCTTGCCGACTATGAAGGAACAATCCTGCGTCATACTCATACAGTTCACCGGCACACGGCTTGAACGGGCCGCTCTGACGAAAAAAATGGCCCGATGACGGTCAATCTGCATGTTCACCGTCCGCTGCATGACAATGAGACCGGCCTCTATAGTATGAGCGTCGCTGATGATGCCGTGCTACCCTCCTTTAAAGAGCCCCTACAGGCGCAACGAAGCGAGCCCGCACGTTCCAACGCCCGCCTGAGCGTCGGCCTTCATCCATGGCACGTGGCATCTGCCGATCTTGACGTCGCCCTGCGCAGGATCGAAGAAGCGATGCCGG
This region of Leptonema illini DSM 21528 genomic DNA includes:
- a CDS encoding glycosyltransferase family 4 protein; translation: MRIALITETFLPKTDGIVNTLRYLLEHLARHRHDSILLCPDGAPAYYADTPIAPFAALPFPLYPQLRLAPPSLDAMKALRRFKPDLIHVLNPISLGLSGVAFARLHRIPLVASYHTDLPGFAQRWGWGIFSGTIARYERMIHDQAALNLCPSWSVLMELRSRGFERLKIWSRGVNRNRFSPDYRSEAMRMRLTGGLPGPLLLSVGRLSREKRLHWLRPILDRHPDCALAIVGDGPARGELERHFRGTRTVFTGMLHGDELASAYASADLFLLPAANETFGNVGLEAMSSGLPVVAAASGGPLDFVHHGRNGLLFAPENETEFASRVQAILYNPALQGQLRDGALRTAQGRSWQSVLDRLLADYEGTILRHTHTVHRHTA